A region of the Primulina eburnea isolate SZY01 chromosome 7, ASM2296580v1, whole genome shotgun sequence genome:
AGCCAACCTGAAACCATTTTGATCCGCAAAATGAGCCGGATCGTCGGACGATCCAAACGAGCTGACGCTTGAAACAGAGCCCCACCCGGGTCCCAGACCAACGGCATGAAAATGGCCCGGCTGCTCCGATGGTGGTTCTAGAGGCAAAGGCAAGGGGTGCCCCCAATTCCATGATGAAGCCGAATCAAATCCAGAAAACCCAGAAGACCTTCCCAAAGCAGAAAAATCCCAGCTATTTCTTGGCGAATTTCTCGACTGAGGCAGTACCGAAACCTCCTCAAAGCTCTTCACTTTACCATTTTTGGTACTGCCGTTTTCTTTGCCTCTCTTCTTTTCATTCTTCAGCGATGAACCCTCCACGGAATCCTCGGACTTAGTTTCCGAAACTTTGCCCCGACCAGATATTTTATCCCACCAAGCTGGCATTTTTCCTCAGTAAAATCGAATAAAACCCAGAGAAAGATACTTAACTAGGCGTCTCCGGACACACACTCACGTTTTCAAGAATGCATCCCCAACGTGAGAGGAGAAAAAGGTTTGGAAATTTATACGAGGAAGCACAGTGGGAGACGCCAAGTGGAAGAAGAAAAGACTAATATCTACCGACAATAAATATGATCATCAACACTAGCTAAGgtattatgctttgttttgtATTCTTGTAAGAGAATGGGTGGGCCGCATGGGGCATGCATGGCAAAAACGAAACCAGTGGGAAAGGACGAGAGCCAAATGGAAAGGGGAAGGTAGCCTCCTCTTCCATGACGTAGCCTCTTTTTTCCTAGAAtctattttattatttgattttcagtaaataaaaaaaaactaatgtatgaaaaataatatttctgaaAACCTCTCGATAATGATGGATTTTATATCGATAAATCATatttctaaaaatattttcttcactgacaaaaaaataaaaataaattataagtaCCAAAATATATGTGACATCTGTCATAATCTGTAATGCATTTATTAAGAAACAAAAGAGACAAATAGATAAAACtagattttcaaaaatttatcattaaaaattatttttaaaaaaaatttaacattaaataaaatatttaattttaaaacttcccaTTAACCAATAAATTTTGTCTTTTTGCATTTTAACTCACCGAAACATCtagattttatttaaaagtaacaattttttttagatgtactcaaacacattttaaataatcatgaaatattattattattgtactaaaaaataataatattccaTCTAATAACACTATTTTCTTCTAACACAAAATCCAGATAGATAAATAGTCACAGAATAAAATTCAAGCATCCGAGGCCCTAGCTACCAATTTAAtcatataaattataaaaaaaaataaaattacgaaaagACAAATAAACATAGCCGACAAAAATTACAGTTTTCCAAATAAGACATCCCACGCTTGATGTGTcgaaaatattgaaataaatGTGACTTGGATCGTTTCATATATAACTTacatattaatattaatttttcaaaaacatgAAACCACTCAGAAAAACAATTATTTGTAACTATTTAACACAAAAAAAAACGCAAAGCAGGATTGAATTAATACTTACTCAAACAGATAAAAAAACTTCCATTGATAATATGATCTACGCATTATTCAATCTCAAAGCACAAAAACTAACTCTTTCAGGAACAAAACACAAAACAACACTACAAGTTGCTAGCAGCTGCAATTCACCTATATTCAATAGCTGAGGTTCTGGAGCCCTTGACGAACGATCTTCGCCACCAGATTTCAAATGCTTTACTAAGATTCGGGCACTCAGTACCGTTTTTCGTAAAACTCGGAAGCCATTCCATAAAAAGTGTGTACTGCTCCTTCAAGGGAAGAGTCAGAATCATTTGACCCATTGCTTCTTCCAATTCCTTCATGTCAAGCCCCTTTCTGCACCTCTGCAGCCACCCAAAATCTGATAGGATTGGCCTAAACCACATTTTAAGAAATTCTAATCTTGTTTCTGGCCGACAATGCAGCTTCCTGGCACCCATTGCGATAAAAAGCATAGCAGAGACACGGCTAAGTTCGAATCTAATCAACGGAGACGTGGTATAGTGCATTTTGAGCAGTTCACGTTGATTTGTCCAAAGATCCACGAATTCCTCAGCCATCTGGTGCTCGAGTAGGATATCAAGAAGCCAATTTAAGTTGTTTACCTGTAGTGAGATTTGCTCTAACAAAGGTCTTTGTTTTGCCCTTTTTCTCAACTTTTGACCCATATCAGTATCCGAGGCCTCCTCGAGCAGAGTCGTGAGTGACCCCATGCATGACTCACAAATGGTAAATATGTCGTTCTTATTCAAATCCGGAGCGTTCTTTTTGTAGACCGAGCTTTTGGAAAGGAGACCTTTCACCAAAGATTTTAGATCGTTTCGGGCATTGGTATCAGTACAGGTGGTTATAGACCAAATAAGCTGTTTCGTCATGGTTTGTTGGGTGTCGATACAATTAATGCCAACGATCCTTTCAGAAATTTCTTTTGCTGCTATGTCATCAATATTTAGTTTAGAACataaatgcctcagcttctccTCTTCTTCTTCCGCCCACGGTACTGCCTCGAGGTATTTCAAGCatgaagaaacacccctggtaAACTTGATCCCTGCTGACACCTGCCAATAAGGTCGGAAAAGATTCTCAGATTTCAAGATCGACGGACAGTTAGCAGATAAAATTGACTAAGAACATATTctgatgcataaacttttttttagaaaaataggAGGCCAGGCAAAGCCGCACAAGGAAAAAACCTTTCTCAGCTCCATTCATATAATCATATCCAGCTTAGACTACATAGAATacaagaaaataataaatttaatagcAATTATTTCGGTGATGGCAATAACATGCGACAATATCTCATAATAATTTTTCTTCATGAAAGAATacaaaacaaacaaaagaagGAAACAAAGTTCAGTAAACCCCATCTCCGAAGTCTGGAGCTTTTCCTTGAAGTCTGACATGCATTACCACCTCAACATGAACAAAGTTGGTTTTTCACCGTCCATGAAGGATTAAATTACATTCAACAGCAAATATCTTATGCTTCATAAACACCTAAAACCACAAATAACTGCTGCCTCAGTTGCTTCTTGCTTAAATCCAGCGAAGGTGTGAAACAACTTGAACAACAAACAGAAGCACAATGAGAAATGCCACAACAAATTTGAAAGGCATTAGTCAcgaaactttgaaaatattgcATAACAACTCAATAAATTTTAAGTAACCATCAACGACATCTTCTCAAACATAGACCTTAAGTTCTACAGCTGTACCAAACAGCAAACAAAATAATAGATTGTTCACATCCTATTTTCTGGTTAGccccaaaattttaaaagaaaatattgataAAAAGAGATGTTAATTTTCTCGTCGCACTTCTAAAATTTAATGGATATTCAGAAAACAAATATTCCATGATCACTCAATGAGACTCACTATCTAAGTGGCATTGGCACGTGTAATCGGAGGTATACTAAAGTCATGCAGACTTCACAACGTATTCCATGATCCACAACAGATCGAATGAGACCTGGCAAAAAATAAGGGAAGAACAAGATCCATCTCTGATTAATACAAACTACTCTCCAGGTCTTCCTTACCTTTAGGATGGAACGCTCCTTTGATGGTGTTGCAATGGCGCTCTATTCGTAACAATGATATAAAAAGAATGCTCAAGATGTATGCAATGAAATGAAAGATTGTAATAAATCTTTATTACATGAAAATAGATCATCGATAGGTATGCATAATAAAACTCCACCGCAAAAAcctcatcataaacatatagtTCAAATTCAATTCATGATAAAATTTCCAAAGAAATATTGATCCCAAAATAAATGTGGCATTGCCATTTTCTATCTGGAATTTAAACAACAGGTATAAATAAAAACAAGCAAGAACTATCACCGAAAAGTGCTGTATACCGTCCGAACGAAAGAAACgaagaaatattttcattagTAAAGCAAGAATGATGATTATAATAATACCTCCAGTATATGAATGGCACGAAAAACACCGACATTGAGGAGTTTCTTTTgaatatcatcctcaaacatgaGTTCAATAGTCTCGCGAAACACGTTCAAATTCTCCACATCCGGCACCTCAATCCTACACAATCCACTCTGATTCTTGCGATAATCGGATATCAAATCGGCAAAAACGGGGCTGTTAGCGACCAAAACCTCAGAACCCAGCTCGAGAATCAAGGATCCGCCATTTTTCCCCTTCAGATTCAACCTCACATCAAAAGTTTCCGAATTGACCTCATCCCTCGAAACGGTTTCAGAATGCGTTCGCGGCAGCGGCACTTTGAGGGAATTATTTCGAGTAAGAGGTTTTTGAGGGGTGGAAGAACTCACCGGGTTGTCAGAAATAGGGGACACCCTACCCGGAGACAAAATCCAACGAGAAAGAGGAAGCTTTTGCTGTTGGGTCTGTGGGGAATTGTAAGGTATCTCTATCTTT
Encoded here:
- the LOC140836441 gene encoding BTB/POZ domain-containing protein At2g13690-like; its protein translation is MPDSTAQSPRGRQPPSNRGRHWCCSFVTPPLSPEKPKFSRSYSSSSCGKKIEIPYNSPQTQQQKLPLSRWILSPGRVSPISDNPVSSSTPQKPLTRNNSLKVPLPRTHSETVSRDEVNSETFDVRLNLKGKNGGSLILELGSEVLVANSPVFADLISDYRKNQSGLCRIEVPDVENLNVFRETIELMFEDDIQKKLLNVGVFRAIHILEVSAGIKFTRGVSSCLKYLEAVPWAEEEEEKLRHLCSKLNIDDIAAKEISERIVGINCIDTQQTMTKQLIWSITTCTDTNARNDLKSLVKGLLSKSSVYKKNAPDLNKNDIFTICESCMGSLTTLLEEASDTDMGQKLRKRAKQRPLLEQISLQVNNLNWLLDILLEHQMAEEFVDLWTNQRELLKMHYTTSPLIRFELSRVSAMLFIAMGARKLHCRPETRLEFLKMWFRPILSDFGWLQRCRKGLDMKELEEAMGQMILTLPLKEQYTLFMEWLPSFTKNGTECPNLSKAFEIWWRRSFVKGSRTSAIEYR